Below is a genomic region from Tepidiforma bonchosmolovskayae.
GCGCGAGGATGAGGAGCGGCAGGTCGGTAAACCGTTCGATGCGGCGAAGCAGTTCTTCCCGGTCCACAGGGCAGCACCCCGGCAGAGGATCGCCCCCCATTGTGGCGAAGCCGCGGGGTTCCCGGCCCGTCGCTCACCGGCGCGCAGGCGCTACTTCGCCGCCGATTCCCCCAGCAGCCAGCGCAGCGCCGCCTCCCGCTCACGGAAGACGGCCATCACGACTCCTTCGGCGAGGCCCGCCAGCTGAATCGCCTGCCGCGCGAGCCCGAAGGCGAGGTCGCCCGGCGCGCAGACCGCCACCCGCGCGGCCCGCGCCGCCAGCTGCTCCGCCGCGGCAGCGAGGGGGCCGGCCTCCACCTCCGCCGTCTCGAGGGCCGCGGCATCGACCAGGACGCGCGCGCCGGCGGGGACATCGAGCCACGCCGCCGACGCCAGCCATTCGCCGGTCAGGCCGGCCGGCACTTCGACGACCGTGTAGCAGGGGTGTTCGCCGGCCATGCGCTGCCTCCGCTGCCGGTGGACGCGGCGGGGACCGAACCCGACGCCAGTGAGGATAGCTACGATCCGGGCCCCGCGCATCGATCAGCGCGGGGAAGGTCAGGGTGCCCGGGCGCCTCTCGCGGGCTTCTCGCGGCCGCCAATCGCCCATCTGCCCGGCGGCACGTAGACTCGCCCCCACCACACCGTTCCGGAGGATTCCCCACCATGGGCAGGCTCGAAGGGCAGGTCGCCATCGTCACCGGCGGGGCCAGCGGCATCGGCGAACAGACGGTCCGCGCGTTCGTCGCCGAAGGCGCGCGCGTCGTCATCGCCGATGTGCAGGAGGAGCGGGGCCACCACCTCGCCGAGGCGCTCGGCACCCAGGCCAGCTTCCTCCGCACCAACGTCGCCGAGGAGGACGAGGTCGCCGCCGCCGTGGACCACGCCCTCGGCCGCTGGGGCCGGCTCGACGTGATGTTCAACAACGCCGGCTTCGGCGGCGTCTCCGGGCCGATCGACGAGCTCGACATGGCCGCCTACGACCAGACGATGGCGGTCCTCCTCCGCGGCGTGTTCCTCGGGGCGAAGCACGCCGCCCGGGCGATGAAGCCGGCCCGCCGCGGGCTCATCCTGAACACGAGCAGCGTCGCCGGGCTGCAGGCCGGCTTCGGTCCGGTGGTCTACAGCGCGGCGAAGGCGGCCGTGGCCCACCTGAGCCGCTGCCTCGCGGTCGAACTGGCCGAATTCGGCATCCGCGTCAACGCCATCTGCCCCGGCGTGACGGTCACGAACATCTTTGCGGCCGGCATGGGGCTGAGCGGCCCCGCCGCCGAGGCGCTCCTCCCGCGGATCGAAACCGCCCTCGCCGACTGGGCGCCGCTCCGCCGCGCCGGTCAGCCGGCCGATATCGCGAACGCCGCCCTCTGGCTGGCGAGCGACGAAGCGAGCTACGTCACCGGCCAGGCGATTGTCGTCGACGGCGGGCTGACGGCCGGGCGCTCGCTCGAGGAGTTCGGGCAGCGGCTGGCCTCGGCGCTGGGCCTGACCCCCGAGCAGTGGCAGGCGATGCGCGACGCCGCCCGCCGCGCCCAGGCCTAGCGGAACTTCGCCGGCCGCTTCTCCTGAAAGGCGGCCACCGCCTCGCGGTGCTCGGGGGTGCTGTAGCACTCATTGATCCGGCCGTGCTCCAGCCGCATCACCTCGTTGTAGTCCGGGTTCGCGCCGTTCTTCGTGATCAGCTCCTTGATCCAGCCCATCTGGCGGTCCGGGTTCTGCGCCAGCATGTTCGCGTACTCCATCGCCGCGTCCATGAGCTGCTCATGCGGGACCACCTTCTGCACGAGCCCGGTGCGGAGCGCCTCTTCGGCGTCGACCAGCCGCCCGGTGAGGCACATATCGCTCGCCATGCCGAACCCGACGCGCTGGGTGAGGAAGTAGGTGCTGGCCAGCTCGGGCACGAGGCCCATCTTCACGAAGAACATCCCGAAGCGGGCCTGGTCGGAGGCGATGATGATGTCCATCGGCAGGATGGAGGTCAGCCCCACGCCGACGCAGACGCCGTTGACGGCGGCGATCATCGGCTTCGACGTGCGGACCAGCTCGACGTAGTTCGTGGTGTCGCGCTCCTCGCGGCGGGCCTGGCCCTGCGAATCGAGGCCGCGCTGGAAGGCGTCGCGCACGTCGGCCCCGGCGCAGAAGCCGCGGCCTGCGCCGGTCAGGATGATGGAGGCGACCTCCGGGTCGGCGTTGGCGCGCCGGAAGGCGTCGTTCCGCTCCGCGGCCATCTTCCAGGTCCAGGCGTTCAGCCGCTCCGGCCGGTTCATCGTGATGATGACGGTGTGGCCCCGCTTCTCGTAGAGGATCTGCTCGTACTCCATGGCATTGCTCCCCGCGATGATGGTGCAGGGAGCCTACGCCGCCGGGCCGCGCCTGTGAAGACGGCCCCTCAGCCCTCCCAGGCGATCTCCACGTCGTCGAAGACGACCACGTCGCCGGGCTTGATGCCGAGCCGCCGCAGCTCCTTGGCGATGCCCCACCGCTCGAGCCGGCGCATCACCTCGTCGAGCGCGCCCGGCATCCCGGTGTCCATCATCTTCACGAACGTGACCGCCGTGTAGCCGTCGACCACGTACCGGCCGTCTTCGTCGATGGTCACGACGAACCGGTCGACCGGCGCGGGCCGGATGACCGGCACCTCGGCTGGCGGCTGGCTGGCGGCCCGCGCCCGCTCGGCCGCGACGAGCGCCATCAGCTCCTCCTTGAGCGGTTCGAGGCCGGTCCCGTCGTGGGCGGAGATGACCCGCACCGGTCGCCCGAGGTGCGCCGCGAGGGCCTCCGCCGAGCGCTCCGCGGCGGCGTGGTCGAGGTCGGCCTTGGTGACGGCCACCACCCGCGCGACGTGCTCGAGGCCCGGGTCGTAGGCGCGCAGCTCGCCCTCGATCAGCTCGTAGTCGGTCACGGGGTCGGGCGATTCGCAGGAGACGACATGGAGGAGGACGCGGCACCGCCGAACGTGTTTCAGGAACTCGAAGCCGAGCCCGTACCCCTCCGAGGCGCCTTCGACAAGCCCGGGCAGGTCGGCCAGCGTGAACCGCTCCCAGCCGACGTTGACGACGCCGAGCATCGGCTCGAGGGTGGTGAAGGGGTAGCTCGCGATCTTCGGCTTCGCGTTCGAAACGGCCGCCAGCAGGGTGGATTTGCCGGCGTTCGGCAGGCCGATGAGCCCGACATCGGCGAGGAGGCGGAGTTCGAGCCGGAGCCGCCGCTCTTCGCCCTCCTGCCCCTTCTGCGAGTACCCGGGCGTCTGGTTGGTGGGCGTGGCGAACCGCTTGTTCCCCCAGCCGCCGCGCCCGCCGTGGGCCACGAGCACCTCAGCGCCTACCTCGGAGAGGTCGGCGAGGAGGTCGCCCGTCTCGGCGTCGTAGACGACGGTGCCGACCGGCACCTCGAGGTAGAGGTCCTCGCCGTTGGCGCCATGCCGGAGGTTCGGGCCGCCGTTGCCGCCGGCCCCGGCCTGGAACCGCTTCCGCGAGCGGTAGAGCTCGAGCGTGTAGACGTCGTCGACGGCGCGCAGGAAGATGCGCCCGCCGCGGCCGCCGTCGCCGCCGTCGGGGCCGCCCTGCGGCACGAACTTCTCGCGGTGGTAGCTCACGAGGCCGTGGCCGCCGTTGCCGCCTTTCACCGTGATTTCGACTGCATCGAGCATCCTGATCCCATGGAACCATGCCCTCTCATGGATTGGAAGATCTGATCAGAAGCAGGATCAGGCCGTTGGGAACGTTGGGTTCGAATCCGGCAGCCGTTGGGAAACCGTTCCGGCTGCGGACGGCGGGCGTTGGAAACCCGGTGCGGCTGGCCCCGGCTTCGGCGGCAGCGTTGGGTTCGCACGGGCCAAACCCAACGGCCGGGGCGCCAAACCCAACGGTTTCCCAACGCCGGGGCGTACGATGGTTGCACCATGCAACGTTCGAAGGAGGCCTCCCATGACTGCAACCGAGTTCGTCCCGCCCAGCGCGATGGTCGTGGTCGCCCACCCCGATGACGCCGAGTTCCTCTGCGGGGGGACGGTGGCGAAGTGGGCCGCCCGCGGCTGCGAGGTGACCTGCGTGGTCATCACGAAGGGCGACAAGGGGAGCGACGACCCGGAGATGACGACCGAGCGGCTGGCGGAGATCCGCGAGGCCGAGCAGCGCGCAGCCGGCGCCGTCCTCGGGGTGCGGAACTTCGAGTTCATGGGCTACCCCGACGGCTACCTCCAGCACACGCTCGAACTTCGGCGCGACCTCGCCCGGCTCATCCGGAAGTACCGCCCGCACTCCGTCATCACCTTCGACCCCACCAACCGCTTCCTCTCCGACACCTACATCAACCACCCGGACCACCGCGCGGCCGGCGATGCGACGCTCGACGCCGTCTTCCCGACCGCGCGCGACCGGCTCACCTTCCCCGAGCTGCTGGTCGACGGCTACGAACCGTGGAAGGTGCGGCAGGTGTGGCTCGGCGCGGCGGCCCACCCGAACGCCTGGGTCGATATCTCCGGGACGCTGGAGCTGAAGAAGCAGGCGCTGCTCTGCCACCCGAGCCAGCTCTCGCCGGAGGTGGCGCTGTTCGTCGAAGGGATGGCGCGCATGGCGGGCGAGGCGAAGGGTCTGGCCGCCGCCGAGGCCTTCCGGCGGTTCATCAT
It encodes:
- a CDS encoding PIG-L deacetylase family protein; this encodes MTATEFVPPSAMVVVAHPDDAEFLCGGTVAKWAARGCEVTCVVITKGDKGSDDPEMTTERLAEIREAEQRAAGAVLGVRNFEFMGYPDGYLQHTLELRRDLARLIRKYRPHSVITFDPTNRFLSDTYINHPDHRAAGDATLDAVFPTARDRLTFPELLVDGYEPWKVRQVWLGAAAHPNAWVDISGTLELKKQALLCHPSQLSPEVALFVEGMARMAGEAKGLAAAEAFRRFIIEADPVHEAPPPGR
- a CDS encoding SDR family NAD(P)-dependent oxidoreductase encodes the protein MGRLEGQVAIVTGGASGIGEQTVRAFVAEGARVVIADVQEERGHHLAEALGTQASFLRTNVAEEDEVAAAVDHALGRWGRLDVMFNNAGFGGVSGPIDELDMAAYDQTMAVLLRGVFLGAKHAARAMKPARRGLILNTSSVAGLQAGFGPVVYSAAKAAVAHLSRCLAVELAEFGIRVNAICPGVTVTNIFAAGMGLSGPAAEALLPRIETALADWAPLRRAGQPADIANAALWLASDEASYVTGQAIVVDGGLTAGRSLEEFGQRLASALGLTPEQWQAMRDAARRAQA
- a CDS encoding enoyl-CoA hydratase/isomerase family protein — its product is MEYEQILYEKRGHTVIITMNRPERLNAWTWKMAAERNDAFRRANADPEVASIILTGAGRGFCAGADVRDAFQRGLDSQGQARREERDTTNYVELVRTSKPMIAAVNGVCVGVGLTSILPMDIIIASDQARFGMFFVKMGLVPELASTYFLTQRVGFGMASDMCLTGRLVDAEEALRTGLVQKVVPHEQLMDAAMEYANMLAQNPDRQMGWIKELITKNGANPDYNEVMRLEHGRINECYSTPEHREAVAAFQEKRPAKFR
- the obgE gene encoding GTPase ObgE, which encodes MLDAVEITVKGGNGGHGLVSYHREKFVPQGGPDGGDGGRGGRIFLRAVDDVYTLELYRSRKRFQAGAGGNGGPNLRHGANGEDLYLEVPVGTVVYDAETGDLLADLSEVGAEVLVAHGGRGGWGNKRFATPTNQTPGYSQKGQEGEERRLRLELRLLADVGLIGLPNAGKSTLLAAVSNAKPKIASYPFTTLEPMLGVVNVGWERFTLADLPGLVEGASEGYGLGFEFLKHVRRCRVLLHVVSCESPDPVTDYELIEGELRAYDPGLEHVARVVAVTKADLDHAAAERSAEALAAHLGRPVRVISAHDGTGLEPLKEELMALVAAERARAASQPPAEVPVIRPAPVDRFVVTIDEDGRYVVDGYTAVTFVKMMDTGMPGALDEVMRRLERWGIAKELRRLGIKPGDVVVFDDVEIAWEG